From the genome of Candidatus Buchananbacteria bacterium, one region includes:
- a CDS encoding ComF family protein, which yields MLIREKILDLFFPRQCLGCNKDNELVCSDCLKKIKINPDISNSYFVTDYTDGVWVISDFNDPLLQKIIYHFKYRFVRELGLSLEIILEQYLTRLILNQALPKIDLVVPMPISKKRLLFRGFNQADMLAATVARQADINFENNILIRKNREPQVGNDALERRQNIKNVFSLIDAQAVKGKRVLVIDDVLTTGSTIDELSRVLKQAGAKRVWALVIAKN from the coding sequence ATGTTGATACGAGAAAAGATTTTGGATTTATTTTTTCCCCGGCAATGTTTGGGATGTAACAAAGATAATGAATTAGTTTGCAGTGATTGTTTAAAAAAAATAAAAATTAATCCGGATATTAGCAATAGTTATTTTGTTACTGATTATACCGACGGAGTTTGGGTGATTTCCGATTTTAACGATCCGTTGTTGCAAAAGATCATTTACCATTTTAAATACCGATTTGTCAGGGAGCTTGGCTTGAGTCTTGAAATAATTTTGGAACAATATCTGACCCGTTTGATTCTCAATCAGGCGTTGCCCAAAATTGATTTGGTCGTTCCGATGCCAATTTCGAAAAAACGTTTATTGTTTCGGGGCTTTAATCAGGCAGATATGTTGGCCGCAACAGTTGCCCGGCAGGCAGATATTAACTTTGAAAATAATATTTTGATTAGAAAAAATCGAGAACCTCAGGTCGGAAACGATGCCCTAGAAAGAAGGCAAAACATAAAAAATGTTTTTAGTTTGATTGATGCGCAGGCTGTGAAAGGAAAAAGAGTATTAGTTATTGACGACGTTCTTACTACCGGTTCGACGATTGATGAGCTTTCTAGAGTGCTTAAACAGGCCGGTGCTAAAAGGGTTTGGGCCTTAGTTATAGCGAAAAATTAG
- a CDS encoding PrgI family protein — MQQFVVPQFIDVEDKIIGPVTVRQFIIVLVGAGLDFVAYKLSDFSLFLFLFVVISVLTFGVAFIKINGRPVHYFILNVLQTSKRPKIRVWQKTFTNSELKRYNKKETLPLPPEIRTKNRVRASRLAEMALIVDTGGVYQGEKEPPSSLQQLV, encoded by the coding sequence ATGCAACAGTTCGTCGTTCCACAATTTATTGATGTTGAAGATAAAATTATTGGCCCGGTAACGGTCAGGCAGTTTATTATTGTGCTGGTTGGCGCGGGACTTGATTTTGTCGCCTATAAATTGTCTGATTTCAGCCTTTTTCTTTTTTTATTTGTAGTCATTTCTGTTCTGACTTTTGGCGTTGCCTTTATTAAAATCAACGGTCGGCCGGTCCATTATTTTATTTTAAATGTTTTACAGACCTCTAAGAGGCCGAAGATTAGGGTTTGGCAGAAAACTTTTACCAATTCAGAGTTAAAAAGGTATAATAAGAAAGAGACCTTGCCACTGCCACCGGAGATTAGAACCAAAAACCGGGTTCGGGCTTCCCGGCTGGCTGAAATGGCGCTCATTGTTGACACTGGCGGAGTGTATCAGGGTGAAAAAGAACCTCCAAGTAGTTTGCAGCAACTTGTTTAA
- a CDS encoding ATP-binding protein, whose amino-acid sequence MAIKPKDLIRQQALEDQPVEQVLSPEQKKVKEQEEILEAKSVLEEERIYREGVVSIKDLISPAALEVTPTFIKLGDRFVRTLFVIGYPRYIAVGWFAPIINLSVALDIAMFFYPVKSNIILKQLRNKVGALEAQILADREKGAPRDPIRETALRDIEKLRDDLTQGVEHFFQFGLYVTLYANTKEELDNLTGDVESLFGSRLVFSKKVLYQAEQGFNSTLPLGNDELMIGFNMNSSPVASSFPFISSELTSDEGILYGINRHNNSLILFDRFSLQNANTVVFATSGAGKSYAIKLEVLRTMMMGTDVIVIDPEREYKHLSDAVGGTYVNISLSSESKINPFDLPRAVGEQRASDVIRGAVITIKGLIRLMLGELSHQEDSIIDRALLETYAKKDITSDSDLSKIEPPIMQDFQDVLEGMEGGGDLALRLKKYTQGTFSGLFNSPTNVDTKNQLVVFSVRDLEDELRPMAIYTIVNYIWNVVRSELKKRVLIIDEAWWLMQNEDSAKFIYALVKRCRKYYLGVTNITQDVNDFLLSPYGQAIVNNSSIQLLMRQSPAAIDLVQKTFILTEGEKYLLLESGVGEGIFFAGDKHAAIKVVASYTEDQLITSDPRQILEIEEAKKEFNESMTQQ is encoded by the coding sequence ATGGCTATTAAACCAAAAGATTTAATTAGGCAGCAGGCTTTGGAGGATCAGCCGGTTGAACAAGTGCTTTCGCCTGAGCAGAAAAAGGTTAAAGAGCAGGAAGAAATTTTGGAAGCAAAATCAGTGCTTGAGGAAGAAAGAATATATCGGGAAGGCGTTGTTTCAATTAAAGATCTAATTTCTCCGGCAGCGCTGGAAGTGACGCCGACTTTCATTAAGTTGGGTGATCGTTTTGTTCGAACACTTTTTGTTATCGGTTATCCGCGATATATTGCAGTTGGCTGGTTTGCCCCAATCATTAATTTAAGCGTGGCACTGGATATTGCGATGTTTTTTTACCCGGTGAAATCAAATATTATTTTAAAACAGTTGCGCAATAAGGTTGGTGCTCTAGAGGCTCAAATCCTGGCCGATCGCGAGAAAGGAGCGCCGCGCGATCCGATTCGTGAAACTGCATTGCGCGATATTGAAAAACTGCGCGACGATTTGACTCAGGGAGTTGAACATTTTTTCCAGTTTGGTTTGTATGTCACGTTGTACGCAAATACTAAAGAAGAGCTTGATAACCTGACTGGCGATGTGGAGTCTCTGTTTGGTTCACGATTGGTATTTTCAAAAAAAGTGTTGTATCAGGCTGAACAGGGTTTTAATTCAACTTTACCACTTGGCAATGATGAGCTGATGATTGGTTTTAACATGAACTCTTCACCGGTTGCTTCATCGTTTCCGTTTATCTCATCAGAATTGACTTCTGACGAGGGAATTTTGTATGGCATCAACCGACATAATAATAGTTTGATTTTATTTGACCGTTTTTCCTTGCAAAACGCCAATACGGTGGTGTTTGCCACGTCTGGTGCCGGAAAGAGTTATGCTATCAAACTGGAAGTTTTGCGAACGATGATGATGGGAACAGATGTTATTGTTATTGACCCAGAGCGCGAATATAAACATTTGTCTGATGCCGTTGGTGGAACGTATGTTAATATTTCATTAAGTTCTGAAAGTAAAATCAACCCATTTGATCTGCCGCGGGCGGTTGGTGAACAGCGAGCCTCTGATGTCATTCGTGGGGCGGTAATCACCATCAAAGGTCTGATCAGATTGATGCTGGGAGAATTGTCTCATCAAGAGGATTCCATCATTGACCGAGCGCTGTTAGAAACGTATGCCAAAAAAGACATTACGTCCGACTCCGATCTCAGTAAGATTGAGCCGCCGATCATGCAGGATTTTCAGGATGTTTTGGAAGGTATGGAGGGCGGAGGTGATTTAGCGCTTCGACTTAAAAAGTATACTCAGGGGACTTTCTCCGGGTTATTTAACAGTCCTACAAACGTTGATACTAAAAATCAGCTTGTGGTTTTTTCAGTTCGAGATCTTGAAGATGAGTTGCGGCCGATGGCTATTTATACGATTGTTAACTACATTTGGAATGTGGTCCGGTCAGAGCTCAAGAAGCGGGTATTGATTATTGATGAGGCATGGTGGTTAATGCAAAATGAAGATTCTGCTAAATTTATTTACGCATTGGTAAAGCGATGTCGCAAATATTATTTAGGTGTGACGAATATTACCCAAGACGTTAATGACTTTTTGCTTTCGCCGTATGGCCAGGCAATTGTTAATAACTCTTCAATCCAGTTATTGATGCGCCAGTCCCCGGCAGCTATTGATTTGGTGCAAAAAACCTTCATTCTTACTGAGGGTGAAAAATATTTATTGTTGGAGTCTGGCGTTGGTGAAGGAATATTTTTTGCCGGCGATAAGCATGCAGCGATTAAGGTAGTAGCATCCTATACTGAAGATCAGTTAATTACTTCCGATCCACGTCAGATTTTGGAGATTGAGGAGGCAAAGAAAGAATTTAATGAGTCAATGACTCAGCAGTAA
- the recG gene encoding ATP-dependent DNA helicase RecG, whose amino-acid sequence MKLTLTTPVSQITRVGKTTADRLKRLEIETVNDLIFYYPWRWEDLSKISKISELKTGELSTIKVKIQLLSSRRSLAKRKILTEGLVADESGSLKIVWFNQPFLAKTLQIGDEVYFSGKVDFGRYGFQMTNPVYEKVTNGSTTHTARIVPIYPLTHSLTAKQIRFLIKSALVAVDQVVDFLPPEIITSYRLMSLSEALRQIHFPDNQQLLDQAIRRLKFNELFLFELRVMINRSEIRQETAEVVLFKEQETKDFISQLPFSLTNDQRKAAWQIISDLQQSRPMNRLLEGDVGSGKTLVALLAMLNVARNEKQSVLMSPTEILASQHYQTISKLFSNSNIKTGLLTRSQKLINNEKVSQSKMLSGINSGEVKIIVGTHALIQESVKFNSLALAVIDEQHRFGVTQRKHLRENSGNSATTPHLLSMTATPIPRSLALALYGDLDLSIIREMPKERKKIITKLVEGSKRNEAYEFIRQQIDQGRQAFIICPLIDPSDTLGVRSVTEEYERLSGTVFSDLTISMLHGKLKSMDKERIMADFLANKSKILVATSVVEVGVDVPNASVMLIEGADRFGLAQLHQFRGRVGRSSYQSYCFLVSEQNSQKTAARLRAMVSAKDGFELAELDLELRGPGEVYGTTQSGFPEFKLATLTDYRLIQEAKIAAEGIVKKDNRLDGYPDLKYKLKDFLALVHPE is encoded by the coding sequence ATGAAGTTAACATTGACCACGCCAGTATCACAGATCACGCGCGTTGGAAAGACGACTGCTGATCGCTTAAAAAGACTAGAAATTGAGACCGTCAACGATCTCATTTTTTATTATCCTTGGCGGTGGGAAGATTTAAGTAAAATATCAAAAATCAGTGAGCTTAAAACCGGAGAACTTTCAACTATTAAGGTTAAAATTCAGCTCTTAAGCAGCCGTCGTAGTCTGGCTAAAAGAAAAATTTTGACAGAAGGTTTAGTGGCTGACGAGTCCGGATCCTTAAAGATTGTTTGGTTTAATCAGCCATTTTTGGCAAAGACGTTACAAATCGGAGATGAGGTGTACTTCTCCGGCAAGGTTGACTTCGGTCGTTACGGGTTTCAAATGACTAACCCGGTTTATGAGAAGGTAACTAATGGTTCAACCACCCATACTGCCAGAATTGTTCCTATTTATCCTTTGACTCATAGTTTAACTGCTAAACAAATTCGATTTTTAATTAAATCAGCGCTCGTGGCGGTGGATCAGGTAGTTGATTTTTTGCCTCCAGAAATTATTACATCATATCGATTAATGAGTTTATCAGAGGCATTGCGACAGATTCATTTTCCCGATAATCAGCAATTGCTTGATCAAGCAATTCGCCGGCTAAAATTCAACGAACTGTTCTTATTTGAGTTGCGGGTAATGATCAACCGTTCGGAAATTAGGCAAGAAACTGCCGAAGTTGTTTTGTTTAAAGAACAAGAAACAAAAGATTTTATTTCTCAACTTCCCTTCAGTCTAACTAATGATCAGCGTAAAGCAGCGTGGCAGATAATTTCTGATTTGCAACAGTCGCGACCCATGAATCGCTTACTAGAGGGGGACGTCGGGTCGGGGAAAACTCTAGTAGCGTTGTTAGCAATGTTGAATGTGGCTAGAAATGAAAAGCAGAGTGTTTTAATGAGCCCGACTGAAATTTTAGCGAGCCAACATTACCAGACAATCAGCAAACTTTTTTCCAATTCAAACATCAAAACCGGTTTATTGACTCGATCTCAGAAGCTAATTAATAACGAAAAAGTTTCCCAGTCAAAAATGCTATCGGGTATTAACTCTGGTGAAGTCAAAATTATTGTTGGAACACATGCGTTAATTCAGGAGAGTGTGAAATTTAATAGTTTGGCGCTGGCAGTTATTGATGAACAGCATCGTTTTGGTGTAACTCAGCGCAAACATCTTAGGGAGAACTCTGGCAACAGTGCAACTACGCCCCATCTTTTGTCAATGACGGCAACGCCGATTCCTCGAAGTCTAGCTTTAGCGTTATATGGTGATTTAGACCTGTCAATCATCCGAGAGATGCCTAAGGAAAGAAAAAAAATTATTACTAAGCTGGTTGAAGGCTCTAAGAGGAACGAAGCGTATGAATTTATTCGGCAGCAGATTGATCAGGGTCGCCAGGCGTTTATTATTTGTCCATTAATTGATCCGTCTGATACATTAGGGGTTCGGTCAGTGACTGAAGAGTATGAGCGTCTTAGTGGTACTGTTTTTTCTGATTTAACTATTTCAATGCTTCATGGAAAGCTCAAATCAATGGATAAAGAACGAATTATGGCTGATTTTTTGGCTAACAAAAGCAAAATTTTAGTTGCGACCTCAGTGGTGGAAGTGGGGGTTGATGTGCCAAATGCGAGTGTTATGTTGATTGAGGGTGCAGATCGTTTTGGTCTGGCTCAATTACATCAATTCCGTGGCCGCGTTGGCAGGAGTAGCTATCAGTCATATTGTTTTTTGGTTTCGGAACAAAATAGCCAAAAGACCGCAGCGCGTCTACGGGCGATGGTCAGCGCTAAAGATGGTTTTGAGTTGGCTGAATTAGATCTTGAACTGCGCGGCCCTGGTGAAGTCTATGGGACAACCCAGTCTGGCTTTCCAGAATTTAAACTGGCGACGTTAACCGATTATCGGCTAATTCAAGAGGCGAAAATTGCGGCCGAAGGAATAGTTAAAAAAGATAACCGTTTAGATGGTTATCCTGATTTGAAGTATAAACTAAAAGATTTTCTAGCACTCGTTCATCCGGAATAA